The following proteins are encoded in a genomic region of Leifsonia psychrotolerans:
- the kdpA gene encoding potassium-transporting ATPase subunit KdpA, protein MAAWFAILQAATLVVVLAVLYRPLGDYMARIYTSTKDLRVERGFYRLIGVDPRSEQTWPSYLRGVLLFSLVGVLLVYLLQRAQTILPYSLGFPAVPEGLSFNTAASFVSNTNWQSYSPDVTLGYAVQMAGLAVQNFVSAAVGIAIALTLIRAFASRNSGTIGNFWVDLTRGTLRLLLPLSAVGAVILITGGVIQNFNGFTEITTLTGGTQSIPGGPTASQEVIKLLGTNGGGFFNANSSHPFENPTAWTNLFQTVLMLAIPFSLPRTFGQIVGNRKQGYAILAAMASIFVISLTALTLLESAGAGTAPLAAGGAMEGKEARFGIAGSTLFGTTSTLTSTGAVNSMHDSYTSLGGMMPMLNMMLGEVAPGGVGSGIYGMLILAVITVFLAGLLVGRTPEYLGKRIGTREITLASLYILVVPTIVLAGTALSFAIPAIRADVLGTSIWNPGLHGVSEVLYAFTSAANNNGSAFAGLTANTPWFNTALGVAMLLGRFIPIVFVLALAGALAKQDSIPATAGTLPTHRPQFVGLLVGVTIVITALTYFPVLALGPLAEGLQ, encoded by the coding sequence ATGGCGGCCTGGTTCGCAATTCTGCAGGCCGCCACACTCGTGGTCGTGCTCGCCGTGTTGTATCGCCCGCTTGGCGACTACATGGCCCGCATCTACACGTCGACGAAAGACCTGAGGGTCGAACGCGGCTTCTACCGTCTGATCGGCGTCGACCCACGCTCCGAGCAAACCTGGCCGTCCTATCTGCGGGGAGTGCTGCTCTTCTCCCTCGTTGGTGTGTTGCTCGTCTACCTGCTGCAGCGCGCTCAGACGATCCTCCCCTACTCGCTCGGCTTCCCCGCCGTCCCGGAGGGGCTGTCGTTCAACACTGCGGCATCGTTTGTCTCGAACACCAACTGGCAGTCCTATTCCCCGGACGTCACGCTGGGCTATGCCGTGCAGATGGCCGGCCTCGCGGTGCAGAACTTCGTCTCAGCCGCCGTCGGTATCGCCATCGCCCTGACCCTGATTCGTGCATTCGCCAGCCGCAACAGTGGAACCATTGGCAACTTCTGGGTCGATCTGACTCGGGGCACGCTGCGACTACTCCTGCCCCTCTCGGCGGTCGGTGCCGTCATCCTCATCACGGGTGGTGTGATCCAGAACTTCAACGGCTTCACCGAGATCACCACACTCACCGGAGGCACACAGTCGATTCCGGGCGGGCCAACGGCCTCGCAAGAGGTGATCAAGCTGCTCGGCACCAACGGCGGCGGATTCTTCAACGCGAACTCCTCGCATCCGTTTGAGAACCCGACGGCCTGGACCAACCTGTTCCAGACCGTGCTCATGCTTGCGATTCCATTCAGCTTGCCGCGCACCTTCGGACAGATCGTCGGAAACCGCAAACAGGGTTACGCGATCCTGGCGGCCATGGCCTCGATCTTCGTGATCTCCCTCACCGCGCTGACGCTGCTCGAATCGGCAGGCGCCGGCACGGCTCCGCTTGCAGCCGGCGGCGCAATGGAAGGCAAAGAGGCGCGATTCGGTATCGCCGGTTCGACGCTTTTCGGCACCACGTCAACACTCACTTCCACGGGCGCTGTCAACTCGATGCACGACTCGTACACGTCACTCGGCGGCATGATGCCGATGCTGAACATGATGCTCGGTGAAGTTGCACCGGGCGGCGTGGGCTCGGGTATCTACGGCATGCTCATTCTCGCCGTGATCACGGTGTTTCTTGCCGGCCTACTCGTCGGCCGCACGCCCGAATACCTGGGCAAAAGGATCGGCACCCGAGAAATCACACTCGCGAGCCTCTACATTCTGGTCGTACCGACCATCGTGCTCGCCGGCACCGCACTGAGTTTCGCGATTCCGGCGATTCGAGCGGATGTTCTGGGCACGTCGATCTGGAACCCCGGCCTCCACGGTGTGTCGGAAGTGCTCTACGCGTTCACCTCGGCCGCGAACAACAACGGTTCGGCCTTTGCCGGTCTGACAGCGAATACTCCGTGGTTCAACACCGCTCTGGGTGTCGCGATGCTGCTCGGCCGGTTCATTCCGATCGTCTTCGTGCTGGCACTGGCCGGCGCCCTTGCGAAACAGGATTCGATTCCGGCTACCGCAGGAACCCTGCCGACCCACCGGCCGCAATTCGTCGGCCTGCTCGTCGGTGTCACGATCGTGATCACCGCACTCACCTACTTTCCCGTTCTCGCGCTGGGTCCCCTGGCTGAAGGGTTGCAGTAA
- a CDS encoding response regulator: MKILIADDDPQILRALRITLGARGYEIVTANDGVAALNAAISHHPDLVMLDLGMPNLDGIGVIEGLRGWSQVPILVVSGRSGAADKVDALDAGADDYVTKPFSIDELLARIRALTRRVTTSDENPVLTLGDVQVDLAAKQVARIVAGRTEGIRLTPTEWLILEELLRNPGKLVTREALLTRVWGPNHTGDSGYLRLYLAQLRKKLEASPSHPRYLLTEAGMGYRFSPDAPGVAEQSALPRG, encoded by the coding sequence ATGAAGATCTTGATCGCCGACGACGACCCCCAGATTCTGCGGGCACTACGCATCACACTGGGTGCGCGTGGCTATGAAATTGTGACGGCCAACGATGGTGTGGCGGCACTCAACGCCGCGATCAGCCATCATCCGGACCTGGTGATGCTTGATCTCGGCATGCCGAACCTCGACGGCATTGGCGTGATCGAGGGCCTGCGCGGCTGGAGCCAGGTTCCCATCCTTGTGGTCTCGGGGCGCAGCGGCGCGGCCGACAAGGTGGATGCCCTCGATGCCGGCGCGGACGACTACGTCACCAAGCCGTTCTCGATCGACGAACTGTTGGCGCGCATTCGGGCGTTGACGCGTCGGGTCACGACGAGCGACGAGAACCCGGTTCTGACACTCGGCGATGTGCAGGTAGACCTGGCGGCCAAGCAGGTGGCGCGGATCGTTGCGGGCCGCACCGAGGGCATCCGCTTGACCCCGACCGAATGGTTGATTCTCGAAGAGCTGCTCCGCAACCCGGGCAAGCTGGTCACCCGAGAAGCACTGCTCACGCGGGTATGGGGGCCGAATCACACGGGTGACAGCGGCTACCTTCGCCTGTATCTGGCCCAGCTGCGCAAGAAGCTCGAAGCCAGTCCGTCACATCCGCGCTATCTGCTCACGGAGGCAGGAATGGGGTACCGGTTCAGCCCCGACGCGCCCGGCGTAGCGGAGCAGTCCGCACTTCCTCGCGGGTAA
- a CDS encoding MIP/aquaporin family protein, whose product MMNQRTPDSTVRFERWFELEIIQPMADFKNPRQEWRRLVSELFGTFLLVIVAAGGGMMSQAFPGTISRTAAVVAPGLMVLGIILFMGRVSGAHLNPAVTLAFSMRGDFPWQRVPGYILVQLIGATLAAWFLQAVIGVSASAGSNYTAADYSSFQAFLMEALLTLGLVSVILGTASGAQNLGVIGAIGVGSYIALAGLWGSPISGASMNPARTFGPDLVAGDFTDYWVYLAGPVAGAALAVLLAFVLRGRGGGRAGSGAAQGDLDTEVSRPTQA is encoded by the coding sequence ATGATGAATCAGCGCACACCAGACAGCACAGTGCGGTTCGAGCGCTGGTTTGAACTGGAAATCATCCAGCCGATGGCAGACTTCAAGAATCCACGGCAGGAGTGGCGGCGCCTGGTGTCGGAGCTGTTCGGCACCTTCCTCTTGGTGATCGTCGCGGCCGGGGGCGGCATGATGAGCCAGGCGTTCCCCGGCACCATCAGCCGCACTGCAGCAGTGGTCGCGCCGGGCCTGATGGTGCTCGGGATCATCCTTTTCATGGGTAGGGTCTCCGGTGCACATCTGAATCCCGCCGTCACCCTCGCGTTTTCGATGCGGGGAGACTTCCCGTGGCAACGCGTGCCCGGCTACATCCTCGTCCAGTTGATCGGAGCGACGCTCGCGGCATGGTTTCTGCAGGCGGTCATCGGAGTGTCCGCCTCCGCGGGATCGAACTATACGGCCGCGGACTATTCCTCGTTCCAGGCGTTTCTGATGGAGGCACTTCTGACCCTCGGCCTCGTCAGCGTCATTCTCGGTACGGCATCCGGTGCCCAGAACCTCGGCGTGATCGGCGCGATCGGCGTCGGTAGCTACATCGCATTGGCCGGGTTATGGGGTAGCCCGATTTCGGGCGCGTCGATGAACCCCGCTCGCACGTTCGGACCCGATCTCGTCGCTGGGGACTTCACCGATTACTGGGTCTATCTCGCCGGACCGGTCGCCGGCGCTGCCCTCGCCGTGCTTCTGGCTTTCGTTCTGCGCGGCCGCGGTGGGGGGCGCGCCGGGTCAGGAGCGGCCCAGGGAGACCTCGACACCGAGGTTTCTCGTCCCACACAAGCCTGA
- a CDS encoding META domain-containing protein has protein sequence MARSFQKGATLIVATAVLLLTACVPINPAVVDPAGVWGNADPVTQQPYLAISADGSASGSDGCNMLQTEWTGSGQTMTFSSIIATTAKECTGVDTWLVRAAAAEIDGSTLIVRDAAGERIGILPRAAE, from the coding sequence ATGGCTAGATCGTTCCAGAAAGGCGCGACGCTGATCGTCGCTACGGCTGTTCTCCTTCTCACGGCGTGCGTTCCGATCAATCCCGCGGTTGTCGATCCGGCCGGCGTCTGGGGAAACGCAGATCCGGTCACTCAGCAGCCGTATCTCGCCATCTCCGCCGATGGCAGCGCCAGCGGCAGCGACGGCTGCAATATGCTGCAAACGGAGTGGACCGGCAGCGGACAGACGATGACGTTCAGTTCGATCATCGCCACGACGGCCAAAGAGTGTACCGGCGTTGACACGTGGCTCGTCCGTGCTGCAGCGGCCGAAATCGACGGCAGCACGCTCATCGTGCGCGATGCGGCCGGCGAGCGAATCGGAATCTTGCCACGGGCCGCAGAGTAG
- a CDS encoding phosphoribosyltransferase family protein, whose protein sequence is MIFVDRTDAGRRLAEHLLTLHLDDPIVFALPRGGVPIGVEVARALGAPLDVLIVRKIGAPGYPEVALAAVADPTETGADALTVINDDVYQATGRDSAGLDQARAEQLREIDRRRARYRGSRAPLDVRGRCALVVDDGVATGATARAALSTLRAQGAASTVLAVPVGPADTLAEMGQAADVVVFLHAPRAFWAIGAFYGDFHQLSDDETVAALSEIWG, encoded by the coding sequence GTGATATTCGTTGACCGCACGGATGCCGGCCGTCGGCTCGCCGAACACCTGCTGACCCTGCATCTTGACGACCCGATCGTGTTCGCGCTGCCGCGCGGCGGAGTACCGATCGGGGTCGAGGTAGCGCGCGCGCTCGGAGCGCCACTCGATGTGCTCATCGTGCGGAAGATCGGCGCACCGGGCTACCCCGAAGTGGCGCTCGCCGCGGTGGCAGACCCTACTGAAACCGGCGCCGACGCGCTCACCGTGATCAACGACGATGTCTATCAGGCGACTGGTCGCGACAGCGCCGGACTCGACCAAGCTCGAGCCGAGCAGCTGCGGGAGATCGACCGGCGCCGTGCCCGCTATCGGGGTTCGCGTGCACCGCTCGACGTGCGCGGTCGCTGTGCGCTCGTCGTTGACGACGGTGTGGCAACCGGCGCAACCGCCCGTGCGGCGCTGTCCACCCTGCGCGCGCAGGGCGCCGCATCCACCGTCTTGGCGGTGCCAGTAGGCCCGGCGGACACGCTCGCCGAGATGGGGCAGGCGGCGGATGTCGTCGTTTTCCTGCATGCACCGCGGGCATTCTGGGCAATCGGAGCGTTCTACGGGGACTTCCATCAGCTCAGTGACGACGAGACAGTCGCAGCGCTGTCGGAGATCTGGGGTTAG
- a CDS encoding metal-dependent hydrolase → MMGSHHALSGAAVWVAITSTTPELPTLGWVPLGPTSIVLGAIVCAGAALLPDADHHNATIAHSLPGIGTLATGSIRAASGGHRHGTHSPLMAALVLITAFGLTQAGWPANAGVGLGLVLPAVIAAALLAFAVKVLRIVRQWRAAWVVGVIISGAISWYQPAHWAWLPLCIAVGWITHLIGDLLTTGGLPLLWPLVLTAPRAVARTPVLRHLWSTGGFISLPLLGNAGSWREWCLMVPTALYAAFGILRALGRMLPVA, encoded by the coding sequence ATGATGGGATCACATCACGCCCTCAGTGGTGCCGCAGTCTGGGTTGCCATCACGTCGACCACCCCGGAGCTCCCTACTCTCGGCTGGGTTCCGCTCGGCCCGACCAGTATCGTTCTCGGCGCCATCGTCTGCGCCGGAGCTGCGCTTCTTCCCGATGCCGACCATCACAACGCCACCATCGCGCATTCCCTGCCCGGTATCGGCACATTGGCGACAGGCTCGATTCGGGCGGCATCCGGTGGGCACCGCCACGGCACTCACTCCCCGCTCATGGCCGCATTGGTTCTTATCACAGCGTTTGGGCTCACGCAGGCCGGTTGGCCCGCCAACGCGGGCGTCGGCCTCGGACTCGTGCTGCCGGCCGTCATCGCGGCGGCATTGCTCGCCTTCGCGGTCAAGGTGCTGCGGATCGTGCGGCAGTGGCGGGCGGCCTGGGTCGTTGGAGTGATCATCTCCGGTGCGATCAGTTGGTACCAACCGGCTCACTGGGCCTGGCTGCCGCTGTGCATAGCCGTCGGCTGGATCACTCATCTGATCGGCGACCTCCTGACCACGGGTGGATTGCCGCTCTTGTGGCCGCTCGTGCTCACGGCGCCACGCGCTGTCGCACGGACGCCGGTCCTTCGCCATCTCTGGTCGACCGGCGGCTTCATCTCTCTTCCGCTGCTCGGCAATGCGGGCTCGTGGCGCGAGTGGTGTCTGATGGTTCCCACCGCGCTCTACGCGGCCTTCGGCATCCTGCGCGCGTTGGGGCGGATGCTGCCCGTGGCCTAA
- the kdpF gene encoding K(+)-transporting ATPase subunit F has product MGGWEAVIFFNILAIVLAVASIAYLVYALVKPERF; this is encoded by the coding sequence GTGGGGGGTTGGGAAGCTGTGATCTTCTTCAATATCCTCGCCATTGTGCTCGCCGTCGCTTCGATCGCCTACCTCGTGTACGCCCTCGTGAAACCGGAGCGCTTCTGA
- a CDS encoding DUF4118 domain-containing protein produces MKHGRLRVLLGAAPGVGKTYSMLEEGRRLLDDGKDVVVAIVETHGRAATSGMLAGLPVIPRVTVSHRDIQLTEMDLTAVLARHPQIALVDELAHTNAPGSVNEKRWHDVQALLDAGIDVISTVNIQHVESLNDVVQQITGVVQRETLPDSVLRGADQIEVVDVAPQALRDRLAEGNVYPAERIDAALSNYFRLGNLIALRELTLLWLADEVDSALQAYRSEHGISTKWEARERVVVALTGGPEGETLIRRGARIAARSSGGELLAVHVISQDGLRTPHPQALAEQRALVEEMGGSFHQVVGDDVPRALVEFARAANATQLVVGVSRRPRLMAAVTGPGIGATVIRESGDIDVHIVNHSAAGGRFTLPRLGGALSLRRRSAGFALALAGGPLLTWLLVSMRSIDSITSDVLSYQFLVVLVALLGGLWPALFAAVLSGFTLDYYFVQPLYTITVSEPLHLLALGLYIVNAVLVSYVVDRGARLARRAQRAAAESELLATVSGSVLRGEDALQALVTRTREAFSLTGVRLRAGDTVLCSDGDPGSNSGEHGSPTSMPVGTRAVLELYGPDLASSERRLLTVIATQIDAALEHNDLARTASEIGPLTEVDRLRSALLAAVGHDLRRPLTAATAAVSGLRATDVPLKPEDRAELLATAGESLASLSGLITNLLDVSRLQAGALAVIAEPMDVSEAVVPALDELGLGPESVELDLPSDLGLVVADAGLLERVMVNLLANAIRFSPIDRRVRISASEFAGTVQIRVIDHGPGIPVDRRDEVFIPFQRLGDTDNLTGLGLGLALSQGFVAGMGGSLEADDTPGGGLTMVITLSASTPLTPTEAAL; encoded by the coding sequence ATGAAACACGGCCGACTTCGAGTACTCCTCGGCGCCGCACCGGGCGTCGGGAAGACCTACAGCATGCTCGAAGAAGGCAGACGCTTGCTCGATGACGGCAAAGACGTGGTCGTCGCGATCGTGGAAACCCACGGTCGCGCGGCCACGTCCGGCATGCTCGCCGGGCTTCCGGTCATTCCCCGTGTGACGGTCTCGCACCGCGACATCCAGCTGACTGAGATGGATCTGACCGCCGTGCTCGCCCGGCATCCGCAGATCGCCCTCGTCGACGAGCTGGCGCACACGAACGCGCCCGGCTCGGTGAACGAGAAACGCTGGCACGATGTGCAGGCTCTGCTGGATGCCGGTATCGACGTGATCTCGACCGTCAATATTCAGCACGTCGAGTCGTTGAACGACGTGGTGCAACAAATCACGGGTGTGGTGCAGCGTGAGACGTTGCCCGACAGCGTGTTGCGCGGCGCCGACCAGATTGAGGTCGTCGACGTGGCCCCGCAGGCGCTGCGCGATCGTTTGGCCGAGGGCAACGTCTATCCGGCCGAGCGCATCGACGCCGCCCTGTCGAACTACTTTCGTCTCGGCAACTTGATCGCCCTGCGCGAACTCACCCTACTGTGGCTCGCGGACGAGGTGGACAGTGCGCTGCAGGCCTACCGATCCGAACACGGAATCAGCACAAAATGGGAGGCCAGAGAGCGCGTTGTCGTCGCCCTGACCGGGGGTCCGGAGGGCGAAACCCTCATTCGACGCGGCGCCCGCATCGCCGCTCGATCCTCGGGTGGCGAACTGCTCGCTGTGCATGTGATCAGCCAGGACGGCTTGCGCACACCGCACCCTCAGGCCCTCGCCGAACAGCGCGCCCTGGTTGAAGAGATGGGCGGCAGCTTCCACCAAGTGGTCGGCGACGATGTCCCCCGCGCGCTCGTCGAGTTCGCCCGTGCTGCCAACGCCACGCAGCTGGTTGTCGGCGTCAGCCGGCGCCCCCGGCTGATGGCCGCCGTCACGGGCCCCGGAATCGGGGCCACGGTCATCCGTGAGTCCGGCGACATCGACGTGCACATTGTCAACCACTCGGCGGCCGGCGGCAGATTCACGTTGCCCCGGCTCGGCGGGGCGCTCTCGCTGCGTCGGCGCAGTGCCGGTTTCGCTCTCGCCCTGGCCGGCGGTCCGCTTCTGACCTGGCTGCTTGTCTCGATGCGCTCAATCGACTCGATTACCAGCGATGTACTCAGCTACCAGTTTTTGGTGGTGCTCGTCGCGCTGTTGGGCGGACTCTGGCCGGCGCTGTTCGCCGCAGTGCTATCGGGGTTCACGCTCGACTACTACTTCGTTCAACCTCTGTACACGATCACGGTGTCTGAGCCGCTGCACCTGCTGGCACTCGGGCTCTATATCGTCAATGCCGTCTTGGTCAGCTATGTCGTCGACCGCGGCGCCCGGTTGGCCCGGCGGGCCCAACGTGCCGCCGCCGAATCCGAGCTGCTCGCCACCGTCTCGGGCAGTGTGCTCCGGGGTGAGGACGCCCTACAGGCTCTCGTCACGCGCACCCGGGAGGCGTTCTCCCTCACCGGGGTTCGGCTGCGCGCCGGCGACACCGTGCTCTGCTCCGACGGCGACCCCGGTTCGAACTCCGGCGAGCACGGCAGCCCCACATCCATGCCTGTCGGCACGCGAGCGGTATTGGAGCTCTACGGCCCCGACCTGGCTTCCTCGGAACGTCGGCTGCTCACGGTAATCGCCACCCAGATCGATGCGGCGCTTGAGCACAACGACTTGGCTCGCACCGCCAGCGAGATCGGCCCGCTGACCGAGGTCGATCGCCTCCGCAGTGCTTTGCTCGCCGCCGTCGGCCATGACCTGCGGCGGCCACTTACGGCTGCGACGGCCGCCGTCAGCGGGCTGCGTGCGACGGATGTGCCGCTGAAGCCCGAAGACCGCGCCGAGCTTTTGGCGACGGCCGGGGAGAGCCTCGCCTCGTTGTCGGGCCTGATCACGAATCTCTTAGACGTCAGCCGGCTCCAGGCCGGCGCCTTGGCCGTGATCGCCGAGCCGATGGATGTCTCCGAGGCTGTAGTGCCGGCCCTCGACGAGCTCGGGCTCGGACCGGAGTCGGTCGAGCTCGACCTGCCCAGCGATCTCGGCCTCGTGGTGGCCGACGCGGGCCTGCTCGAACGTGTGATGGTGAATTTGCTGGCCAATGCCATCCGGTTCTCGCCGATCGATCGGCGGGTGCGCATCTCGGCGAGTGAGTTTGCGGGCACCGTGCAGATTCGCGTGATCGATCATGGGCCGGGGATTCCGGTGGACCGTCGAGACGAGGTCTTCATTCCCTTTCAGCGGCTCGGCGACACCGACAATCTGACCGGCCTCGGCCTCGGCCTGGCTCTGTCCCAGGGGTTTGTTGCCGGCATGGGCGGTTCGTTGGAGGCCGACGACACCCCCGGCGGCGGACTCACCATGGTCATCACGCTTTCCGCATCGACCCCCCTGACCCCAACCGAGGCTGCACTATGA
- the kdpC gene encoding potassium-transporting ATPase subunit KdpC — translation MSSTRTTARNFWVALRAMVVLTVALGVIYPLAITVIGQTALPWQANGSRLGATGTTANSTDATGTTVGSALIGQSFSDAAGVPLPEWFQPRPSAAGDGYDASASSGSNWGPENPDLIAAIAQRKSQITAADGVTERSIPADALTASSSGLDPHISPENARMQVDRVAAARGLSPRRVEALVESKIQGRDFGVLGDPIVNVLQLNIALQEMDQ, via the coding sequence ATGAGTTCAACTCGCACCACGGCCCGGAACTTCTGGGTCGCCCTCCGCGCGATGGTGGTTCTCACCGTCGCTCTCGGAGTGATCTACCCGCTGGCGATCACCGTCATCGGCCAGACGGCACTGCCCTGGCAAGCCAACGGCTCCCGGCTCGGCGCCACCGGGACGACTGCCAACAGCACGGATGCCACCGGCACGACAGTCGGCTCGGCCCTGATTGGGCAATCCTTCTCCGACGCCGCGGGTGTTCCTCTGCCCGAGTGGTTTCAACCGCGGCCGTCCGCCGCCGGCGATGGCTACGACGCGTCCGCATCCAGCGGCAGCAACTGGGGTCCGGAGAACCCCGACCTGATCGCCGCGATCGCGCAGCGGAAGTCGCAGATCACCGCGGCCGACGGTGTCACCGAGCGCAGCATCCCCGCGGATGCCCTGACGGCCTCATCGTCGGGCCTGGACCCGCACATCAGTCCGGAAAACGCACGGATGCAGGTCGATCGGGTCGCCGCGGCGCGCGGGCTGTCACCGCGCCGTGTCGAGGCCCTCGTCGAGTCTAAGATTCAGGGACGGGACTTTGGTGTGCTGGGCGATCCCATCGTGAACGTTCTGCAGCTGAATATTGCGCTTCAAGAGATGGATCAGTAG
- the kdpB gene encoding potassium-transporting ATPase subunit KdpB yields MSTLTRTTDSAEAPSGVPAAHPQTRAVTTAQLLAAVPGAIRKLDPRLMWRNPVMLIVEVGAALTTVLALAEPFLGGAAESGGSAVPQSFTWGITIWLWLTVLFANLAESVAEGRGKAQAESLRQTRTDTNANRVTGYDPSGNPSAERIALTAVSSADLTLGDIVVVTAGELIPGDGDIVWGIASVDESAITGESAPVVRESGGDRSAVTGGTRVLSDRIVVQITSKPGETFIDRMIALVEGASRQKTPNEMALNILLASLSIIFVVVTLTINPIAEYAGAAVSVPVLVALLVCLIPTTIGALLSAIGIAGMDRLVQRNVLAMSGRAVEAAGDVTTLLLDKTGTITYGNRRAAEFAPLVGVSQDDLIDAAALSSLSDPTPEGTSIVDLAVLNGFIVPTKRIGEIVPFTAQTRMSGLNFADGSQIRKGAGSAVLEWVAESNRVPASVEAELQTTVERISTAGGTPLVVATRSATGETQILGVVYLKDIVKEGIAERFAELRAMGIRTIMVTGDNPLTAKTIAAEAGVDDYLAEATPEEKLALIKREQAGGNLVAMTGDGTNDAPALAQADVGVAMNTGTSAAKEAGNMVDLDSDPTKLIDIVRIGKQLLITRGALTTFSIANDVAKYFAIIPAMFAGAFPGLALLNIMQLHSPASAILSAVIFNAIIIIVLIPLALRGVKYRPLNASKVLSRNLLVYGLGGVIAPFIGIKIIDLFITLIPGF; encoded by the coding sequence ATGTCCACTCTCACCCGTACCACCGACAGTGCCGAGGCGCCCTCCGGCGTTCCGGCAGCCCACCCGCAGACCCGGGCGGTCACCACCGCCCAGCTGCTGGCCGCCGTACCCGGCGCCATCCGCAAACTCGACCCGCGTCTGATGTGGCGAAACCCCGTCATGCTCATCGTCGAGGTCGGCGCTGCACTCACGACGGTGTTAGCCCTCGCCGAACCGTTTCTCGGTGGAGCCGCCGAATCCGGCGGATCGGCTGTTCCGCAGTCATTCACCTGGGGTATCACGATCTGGCTCTGGCTGACGGTTCTCTTCGCGAACCTGGCCGAATCGGTGGCCGAAGGCCGCGGTAAGGCGCAGGCCGAGAGTCTGCGCCAGACTCGCACCGACACCAACGCCAACCGGGTGACCGGCTACGACCCGAGCGGCAACCCGTCGGCGGAGCGCATCGCGCTCACGGCAGTCTCTTCGGCCGACCTGACCCTCGGCGACATCGTCGTGGTCACCGCCGGGGAACTCATTCCCGGTGACGGTGACATCGTCTGGGGAATCGCCTCGGTCGACGAGTCGGCCATCACCGGCGAATCGGCTCCGGTGGTGCGGGAGTCCGGCGGTGACCGCAGCGCGGTCACCGGCGGCACCCGGGTGCTCTCCGACCGCATCGTGGTGCAGATCACCAGCAAGCCCGGTGAGACCTTCATCGATCGCATGATCGCCCTGGTCGAAGGTGCCTCGCGTCAGAAGACGCCCAATGAGATGGCGCTGAACATCCTGCTCGCCAGCCTGTCGATCATTTTCGTTGTCGTGACACTCACGATCAACCCGATCGCCGAGTATGCCGGCGCAGCCGTGAGCGTTCCCGTCTTGGTGGCACTGCTGGTCTGCTTGATCCCCACCACGATCGGTGCTCTGCTCTCGGCCATCGGCATCGCCGGCATGGACCGGCTGGTCCAGCGCAACGTTCTTGCCATGTCCGGCCGCGCGGTTGAAGCCGCCGGCGACGTAACGACGCTGCTGCTGGACAAGACCGGAACGATCACCTACGGCAACCGCCGTGCGGCTGAGTTCGCCCCGCTGGTGGGCGTCAGCCAGGACGACCTGATCGACGCCGCGGCGCTCTCCTCCCTCAGCGACCCCACGCCCGAAGGCACGTCGATCGTCGATCTGGCTGTGCTCAACGGCTTCATCGTGCCGACGAAACGCATCGGCGAGATTGTGCCGTTCACCGCACAGACCCGAATGAGCGGACTCAATTTCGCTGACGGCTCGCAGATTCGCAAGGGTGCCGGCTCGGCCGTGCTCGAGTGGGTCGCGGAGTCAAACCGTGTTCCTGCCTCGGTCGAGGCCGAGCTGCAGACCACGGTCGAGCGCATTTCGACGGCCGGTGGCACACCGCTCGTCGTCGCCACTCGATCGGCAACCGGGGAAACCCAGATCCTCGGCGTCGTCTACCTCAAGGACATCGTCAAGGAGGGAATCGCGGAACGCTTCGCCGAACTGCGAGCCATGGGCATCCGCACGATCATGGTCACCGGTGACAATCCCCTCACGGCGAAGACCATCGCCGCGGAGGCCGGAGTCGACGACTACCTGGCCGAGGCCACACCCGAAGAGAAGCTCGCGCTGATCAAGCGGGAGCAGGCCGGCGGCAATCTGGTCGCCATGACCGGTGACGGCACGAACGATGCTCCGGCGCTAGCGCAGGCGGATGTCGGCGTGGCCATGAACACCGGAACCTCGGCAGCCAAAGAGGCCGGGAACATGGTCGACCTCGACTCCGACCCGACGAAGCTCATCGACATTGTGCGCATTGGCAAGCAGCTGCTGATCACCCGTGGGGCGCTCACCACGTTCTCGATCGCGAACGACGTGGCGAAGTACTTCGCCATCATCCCGGCGATGTTCGCCGGGGCGTTCCCCGGGCTGGCACTGCTGAACATCATGCAGCTGCACTCCCCCGCATCGGCCATTCTGTCGGCGGTGATTTTCAATGCGATCATCATCATCGTGCTGATTCCGCTGGCACTGCGGGGTGTGAAATATCGGCCGCTGAATGCGTCGAAAGTGCTCAGCCGCAACCTGTTGGTCTACGGCCTGGGTGGAGTGATCGCGCCGTTCATCGGCATCAAGATCATTGACCTGTTCATCACGCTGATCCCCGGCTTCTAG